A single window of Bacillota bacterium DNA harbors:
- a CDS encoding CvpA family protein translates to MPTLNGLDYVLLFVVAFFTLSGLSRGLVRQIVDLVAWVGSIYLAFSFGDQLAAELNRLFNLDVHLSQALGPLWGDFEIGAMAVNILGFVVVVCVTRMAAELLANALDMVAKLPVISSFNRLGGAALGFGKGVVIVFLVASVARAMPAGAFSAHIESSQVVNAVLRISPRFYEQLRDFILRVRPLV, encoded by the coding sequence GTGCCCACTCTGAACGGTCTAGACTATGTGCTGTTGTTTGTAGTTGCGTTCTTCACTCTCTCAGGCTTGAGTCGCGGTTTAGTCAGACAGATTGTCGATCTTGTGGCCTGGGTGGGCTCTATCTACCTAGCTTTCTCGTTCGGAGACCAACTGGCAGCGGAACTTAACCGCCTCTTTAACCTCGATGTTCACTTAAGCCAAGCTCTTGGTCCTCTGTGGGGTGATTTTGAGATTGGTGCGATGGCGGTTAATATTCTCGGGTTCGTGGTGGTGGTGTGCGTGACGCGCATGGCTGCCGAATTGTTGGCCAATGCGCTAGATATGGTAGCTAAACTGCCCGTAATCAGCTCCTTTAACAGATTAGGCGGTGCCGCACTAGGCTTCGGCAAGGGTGTGGTCATCGTTTTTCTCGTGGCCTCTGTGGCTAGGGCCATGCCCGCCGGGGCGTTTTCTGCCCATATTGAGAGTTCACAGGTGGTGAACGCTGTGTTGCGCATAAGCCCACGCTTCTATGAACAACTAAGGGATTTTATTTTACGAGTAAGGCCCCTGGTCTAA